A window of the Hevea brasiliensis isolate MT/VB/25A 57/8 chromosome 6, ASM3005281v1, whole genome shotgun sequence genome harbors these coding sequences:
- the LOC110658909 gene encoding PTI1-like tyrosine-protein kinase At3g15890: MAFASIFCCGKRLDRKERGKKQPTWRIFSLKELHAATNNFNYDNKLGEGGFGSVYWGQLWDGSQIAVKRLKAWSNKADMEFAVEVEILARVRHKNLLSLRGYCAEGQERLIVYEYMPNLSLLSHLHGQNSAECHLDWKRRMNIAMGSAEGIAYLHHHATPHIIHRDIKASNVLLDSDFQAQVADFGFAKLIPDGATHVTTRVKGTLGYLAPEYAMLGKASESCDVYSFGILLLELASGKKPLEKTSEAVKRTITDWAMPLACERKFNELADPKLNGKFEEGELKRVVLAALKCADSRPEKRPTMLEVVELLKGESEEKLAELEKDELFRVSQPADYNDGVSVAEDSSDFISEEKDPRQEVKEIGQ; encoded by the exons GAAAGAGCGAGGAAAGAAACAGCCAACATGGCGGATCTTCTCCTTGAAGGAACTACATGCAGCTACAAACAACTTCAATTATGATAACAAGCTGGGAGAAGGAGGATTTGGCAGTGTTTACTGGGGTCAGCTTTGGGATGGATCACAA ATTGCTGTTAAAAGGTTGAAGGCCTGGAGCAACAAAGCAGATATGGAATTTGCTGTTGAAGTTGAGATACTAGCACGTGTTCGACACAAGAATCTGCTGAGTCTACGTGGTTATTGTGCTGAAGGACAAGAGCGTCTCATAGTATACGAGTATATGCCAAATTTGAGCTtgctctctcatcttcatgggcaGAACTCAGCAGAATGTCATCTTGATTGGAAGAGGCGGATGAATATTGCCATGGGTTCTGCAGAGGGGATTGC CTACCTTCACCACCATGCAACACCACATATCATTCACAGAGACATCAAAGCTAGCAATGTCCTGCTGGATTCTGACTTCCAGGCTCAGGTTGCTGATTTTGGATTTGCAAAACTAATCCCTGATGGGGCAACACATGTAACCACAAGAGTTAAAGGTACACTTGGCTACCTGGCCCCTGAATATGCTATGCTCGGGAAAGCATCAGAGAGCTGTGATGTATATAGCTTTGGCATTCTCTTACTAGAGCTTGCCAGTGGCAAGAAACCCCTTGAGAAAACGAGTGAAGCAGTGAAACGAACAATTACTGATTGGGCTATGCCATTGGCATGCGAAAGGAAGTTCAATGAGCTGGCAGATCCAAAGCTAAATGGTAAGTTTGAGGAGGGAGAGTTGAAAAGAGTTGTTCTTGCTGCTCTCAAGTGTGCTGACAGTCGGCCTGAGAAAAGACCCACAATGCTCGAGGTTGTAGAACTACTGAAAGGGGAATCAGAGGAGAAGTTGGCTGAATTAGAAAAAGATGAATTGTTTAGGGTATCCCAGCCTGCTGATTATAATGATGGAGTATCAGTTGCTGAAGACAGCTCAGACTTCATCTCAGAGGAGAAGGATCCGAGACAAGAAGTGAAGGAAATTGGACAATAG